A single genomic interval of Aedes aegypti strain LVP_AGWG chromosome 1, AaegL5.0 Primary Assembly, whole genome shotgun sequence harbors:
- the LOC5573869 gene encoding uncharacterized protein LOC5573869, whose amino-acid sequence MEFAQQQELPTLPSDVLLLIFDQLNFRSRLTVSLVCQQWNQLAFAAKFMHRLCISLDIRNLDSLASAATVLRISNRSYKNMKIVFQGCRQQSLESVVQLIRPMRALVNLEMVFYFYCFQEKLHIVLQELLENRPSLEGMSFEIRGRLMNWGGDLLPKRSHASSAVIDVDEDPKILTSLTSLTIKRNPDMFNPRFFEMQLSPSYLTFHSPPKPELIPNLRHLTMTCETHEQLQLYSSLSEQLETISVVSFDPHGLQIESFLELNFPRLKDLKLCSTNLPHFSALTKFIRKLRKIQILQLEDVLIDSEIIDAMFENCTELRQLGLHMESLNAGCLKNIPVLSNLERLILVGRERVKYGTYEDYFRGCIGQLPNLRSLSFQSFSFVSNEFVSSLARMIRNLEELRLHECRAKNNIIGPIFDRFQNLTRLEFVKVTHGGARPIWPPKLVNVRLINCAWITSDHLTKLIQRCPKLRHLNIYGCGTSKDMLQKITEIVPSGCFVERTHNFAPSIVR is encoded by the exons ATGGAATTCGCTCAGCAACAAGAATTACCAACCCTGCCATCAGAT GTTCTTTTGCTGATATTCGATCAGCTGAATTTCCGGTCCCGGCTGACCGTTTCTTTGGTTTGTCAGCAATGGAATCAGTTGGCATTCGCAGCCAAATTCATGCATAGATTGTGCATATCACTGGATATTCGAAATCTGGACAGCCTGGCTAGTGCTGCGACAGTTTTACGAATATCCAATCGGTCgtacaaaaatatgaaaattgtttttcaaggATGTAGACAGCAAAGCTTAGAATCAGTTGTACAGCTAATTAGACCGATGCGCGCCTTGGTTAATTTAGAAATGGTGTTCTATTTCTACTGTTTCCAAGAGAAGCTGCACATCGTCCTACAAGAATTGCTAGAGAATCGTCCATCTCTGGAGGGGATGTCGTTCGAAATTCGAGGACGGCTCATGAACTGGGGTGGCGATTTATTACCGAAACGATCACACGCTTCATCGGCCGTAATTGACGTAGACGAAGATCCGAAAATCCTAACATCTCTTACCAGCTTAACCATCAAGAGAAACCCAGACATGTTCAATCCAAGATTCTTCGAAATGCAACTATCTCCGTCGTACCTCACATTTCACTCTCCTCCAAAACCAGAACTGATACCTAACCTGCGGCACTTGACGATGACCTGTGAAACCCATGAACAACTGCAGCTCTATTCTAGTTTGTCCGAGCAACTAGAAACAATATCAGTGGTATCATTCGATCCCCATGGACTACAAATTGAGTCATTCCTGGAACTCAATTTCCCGCGGCTCAAGGATTTAAAACTGTGTTCAACCAACCTGCCTCATTTTAGTGCCCTGACCAAATTCATTCGGAAGCTTCGAAAGATTCAAATACTGCAACTGGAAGACGTTCTAATTGATTCCGAGATAATTGATGCCATGTTCGAAAACTGCACGGAACTGCGACAACTGGGATTGCATATGGAATCCTTAAATGCCGGTTGTCTGAAGAATATCCCCGTACTTTCAAACCTAGAGCGATTGATTCTCGTGGGAAGAGAACGAGTCAAGTACGGAACATACGAAGATTATTTCAGAGGATGCATTGGGCAGCTTCCAAACCTCAGGTCACTTTCATTCCAATCATTCAGTTTCGTCTCGAATGAATTTGTTTCCAGTTTGGCACGAATGATTCGCAACCTGGAGGAGTTGCGGCTGCATGAGTGTAGAGCCAAAAACAACATTATTGGACCGATCTTCGACCGTTTTCAAAACCTCACTCgattggaatttgttaaagtgacCCATGGTGGAGCCCGTCCGATCTGGCCTCCTAAACTAGTGAACGTTAGGCTGATCAATTGCGCATGGATAACTAGCGATCATCTCACCAAACTAATCCAACGATGCCCCAAGCTCAGGCACCTCAACATCTATGGATGTGGCACTTCGAAAGATATGCTGCAGAAGATAACTGAAATCGTTCCGTCGGGCTGCTTCGTAGAACGGACACATAATTTTGCTCCGTCGATAGTGAGGTGA